From the Leptolyngbya sp. O-77 genome, one window contains:
- a CDS encoding tyrosine-type recombinase/integrase — MEARPKKLLDQVRDTLRFKHYSYRTVQELLGHKDVKTTMIYTHVPNRGGRGVRSPLDG, encoded by the coding sequence GAAGCACGTCCTAAAAAGCTACTGGATCAGGTGCGGGATACGCTGCGATTCAAACACTACTCTTACCGCACGGTGCAGGAGCTATTGGGGCATAAGGATGTGAAAACAACGATGATTTATACCCATGTGCCGAATCGGGGTGGGCGAGGGGTGCGGAGTCCGCTGGATGGATGA